A genomic window from Punica granatum isolate Tunisia-2019 chromosome 2, ASM765513v2, whole genome shotgun sequence includes:
- the LOC116193822 gene encoding receptor-like protein Cf-9 homolog has translation MRPVLAHAKQPLVLYLERLAYARKSLMVQRREADKVKLVDVEASKALIPTHNYFTPQSIAGQPCQQEAEVATLVFSLSSLRYILVANEKVVEKAHFSILKEHRLARKYQNAADKDHYLQGTLHSNSSLFSLHHVHSLHLEGNDLTGPIPSSICRKSSLTVLDLQDNDLSGSILPCLGNLSKLNSLELNYNRLEGLLPRTLANYTSLMHLDITGEIPSPFCNITTLSVIHMSNNSLSGKIPRCLINSNTDLKRLDLSMNRLRGPIPEILAPNNCSLKSIALRRNHLGGKLPQSWASCRQMEALDISNNEVEDSFPSWLGTLPNLYVLILSTNKFHGSISSPKANHPFSKLYIFDISNNNFSGTFPSQYIANFNNMMGGDKGQRSLGYMTNGRSQDRFLGGNSSTLSGVIPSVVILDYADLPCQNLVLKAAGKGPLRLPRMKKMQSTGLTGD, from the exons ATGAGACCTGTCCTGGCTCATG CTAAACAACCTTTGGTACTCTACCTCGAGAGGTTAGCATATGCTAGGAAATCGTTGATGGTCCAAAGGAGGGAAGCTGATAAAGTGAAACTCGTAGATGTAGAGGCATCAAAAGCTTTAATTCCAACCCATAACTATTTCACCCCTCAATCAATAGCT GGGCAGCCATGCCAACAAGAGGCTGAGGTCGCTACTCTGGTGTTTTCGCTCTCTTCATTACGATATATTCTAGTCGCAAATGAAAAG GTGGTTGAAAAAGCTCATTTTTCCATACTCAAGGAGCACCGCCTTGctagaaaatatcaaaatgcCGCGGATAAAGACCA TTATCTTCAAGGCACCCTCCATTCCAACAGCTCCCTCTTTTCACTCCATCATGTTCATAGCCTCCATCTTGAAGGTAATGATCTCACCGGGCCTATCCCATCTTCAATATGCCGAAAGAGTTCTCTGACCGTCCTGGACTTGCAGGATAATGACCTGAGTGGCAGCATCCTCCCATGCTTGGGTAATCTGAGCAAACTCAACAGTCTGGAGTTGAATTATAATCGTTTAGAAGGGCTACTGCCAAGAACTCTAGCAAACTATACGAGTTTGATGCATCTTGACATCACTg GAGAAATCCCTTCCCCTTTCTGTAATATCACTACTCTATCCGTCATTCATATGTCAAATAATAGCTTGTCTGGTAAGATTCCCCGGTGTCTCATCAATTCTAATACCGATCTAAAGCGATTAGACCTATCAATGAATAGATTGAGAGGCCCCATTCCAGAAATATTAGCTCCAAACAATTGCAGCTTGAAGTCCATTGCCTTGAGACGGAATCATTTAGGAGGCAAGCTTCCACAGTCATGGGCAAGTTGCAGGCAGATGGAAGCTTTGGATATTAGTAACAACGAAGTGGAGGATTCGTTTCCTAGTTGGCTTGGAACTCTCCCAAACTTGTACGTTCTCATCCTAAGTACCAACAAGTTCCACGGTTCAATAAGTAGTCCCAAAGCCAATCATCCGTTTTCAAAGTTGTACATCTTTGACATCTCCAACAACAATTTCAGTGGTACTTTCCCGAGCCAGTACATCGCTAATTTCAACAACATGATGGGTGGAGATAAAGGACAAAGGAGTTTAGGATATATGACCAACGGGCG CTCCCAGGACAGATTCCTCGGGGGAAACAGTTCCACACTTTCAGGAGTGATTCCTTCAGTGGTAATCCTGGACTATGCGGACCTCCCTTGCCAAAACCTTGTACTGAAGGCCGCCGGCAAGGGCCCCCTTCGGCTTCCCAGAATGAAGAAGATGCAGAGCACTGGATTGACTGGAGATTAG